A DNA window from Candidatus Sulfidibacterium hydrothermale contains the following coding sequences:
- a CDS encoding rod shape-determining protein has product MGLFSFLTKEIAIDLGTANTVIIYNDKVVVDEPSIVALERDTGKIIAVGKKAMLMHGKTHDNIKTIRPLRDGVIADFQSAEYMIREMIKMIGIKGSIFPPALKMVICIPSGITEVEERAVKDSAEQAGAKEIKLIHEPMAAAIGIGIDVLEPTGNMIIDIGGGTSEIAVIALGGIVNNTSIRIAGDDFNADIEEYMRKQHNINIGERTAERIKIEVGAALTDLENPPDDYAVHGRDMLTGIPKEITVNYKEIATCLDKSISKVEAAVLNALENTPPELSADIYRTGIYLAGGGSLLRGLDKRIHQKTKLPVHVAEDPLRAVARGTGIALKNFEKFTFLIK; this is encoded by the coding sequence ATGGGCCTGTTTTCATTTTTAACAAAAGAGATTGCCATAGACCTTGGAACGGCCAACACCGTGATTATTTATAACGATAAAGTGGTGGTGGACGAACCTTCTATTGTGGCACTGGAGCGGGATACGGGAAAAATTATTGCCGTAGGGAAAAAAGCCATGCTGATGCATGGAAAAACGCATGACAACATCAAAACCATTCGTCCGTTGCGCGATGGCGTGATTGCCGATTTTCAATCGGCGGAGTATATGATTCGTGAAATGATCAAAATGATAGGCATTAAAGGGTCTATTTTCCCTCCGGCATTGAAAATGGTGATTTGTATCCCCTCGGGAATTACAGAAGTGGAAGAACGGGCTGTAAAAGATTCGGCAGAACAAGCCGGAGCCAAAGAAATCAAGCTGATTCATGAACCCATGGCTGCTGCTATCGGTATTGGTATCGATGTGTTGGAACCTACCGGAAACATGATTATTGACATTGGTGGCGGAACCAGCGAAATTGCGGTGATTGCCCTTGGCGGTATTGTGAACAATACCTCCATCCGGATCGCCGGTGATGATTTCAACGCGGACATTGAAGAATACATGCGTAAGCAGCATAACATCAATATTGGTGAACGTACTGCCGAAAGAATAAAAATAGAAGTAGGAGCTGCCCTTACCGATCTGGAAAATCCGCCGGACGATTATGCCGTACACGGCCGGGATATGCTTACCGGAATTCCGAAAGAAATCACGGTGAATTACAAAGAAATAGCTACTTGTCTTGACAAGTCCATTTCCAAAGTAGAAGCCGCGGTGCTCAACGCATTGGAAAATACGCCTCCGGAGCTTTCAGCCGACATTTACCGGACAGGAATTTATCTTGCCGGTGGCGGGTCTTTGTTACGCGGACTGGATAAACGGATTCATCAAAAAACAAAATTACCGGTACATGTGGCAGAAGATCCGTTGCGTGCTGTAGCCCGCGGAACCGGTATTGCGCTGAAAAATTTTGAGAAATTTACCTTCCTGATTAAATAA
- a CDS encoding transglutaminase-like domain-containing protein — translation MDKFLQPTPFLNFEHPVVQDFVRKTTEGISGQKEKAVRLFYAIRDGIRYNPYHIDLTVEGMRASTTLQHGYGWCVGKAVLLTTVCRAAGIPARLGFADVRNHLSPGEIVKALKTDIFYWHGFSLLFLDGKWVKATPAFDLNLCEKHNIFPVEFNGEEDAVFPPYDRSGNRHIEYLNDRGVFDDLPLQQIYESYKADYGEDVLEILLSENHPVKMKIRQAEQSSR, via the coding sequence ATGGACAAGTTTTTACAACCTACCCCTTTTTTGAATTTCGAACATCCGGTTGTTCAGGATTTTGTTCGGAAAACAACAGAAGGAATTTCCGGACAAAAGGAAAAAGCCGTCCGGTTGTTTTATGCCATACGCGATGGTATTCGTTATAATCCTTATCACATTGATCTTACTGTGGAAGGTATGCGGGCCAGCACTACACTACAACATGGATACGGATGGTGTGTGGGGAAAGCTGTTTTGCTGACAACGGTATGCCGGGCAGCCGGTATTCCGGCACGGCTTGGTTTTGCTGACGTACGCAATCACCTGAGCCCCGGAGAGATCGTAAAGGCTTTAAAAACCGATATTTTTTACTGGCACGGATTCAGCCTGCTTTTTCTGGACGGAAAATGGGTGAAAGCCACACCGGCTTTTGATTTGAATCTTTGCGAAAAACATAACATTTTTCCTGTGGAATTTAACGGGGAAGAGGATGCTGTATTTCCTCCGTATGATCGCTCAGGAAACCGGCATATCGAATATCTGAACGATCGTGGCGTGTTTGATGATCTTCCTCTTCAACAGATTTATGAGTCGTACAAAGCCGATTATGGGGAAGATGTATTGGAGATTTTGTTATCAGAAAACCATCCTGTTAAGATGAAAATCAGGCAAGCGGAGCAGAGTAGTCGCTGA
- a CDS encoding ABC transporter permease produces MKVLKLVYESLVFAYKALVINKVRALLSLLGITIGIFSIISVFTVFDSLQSNIKSEINSLGSNVLFIQKWPWVMGRKIAWWKYFQRPQPTLQEMKEILKRSSTVADATFMYAVQRNVYNGDNYMEDVTIMAVSYDYNKVMPFDLQEGRYFTQGECLGGRNLAIIGADIAKNIFPHSDPVGQQIKIFGRKLDVIGVIKKKGEDIFGNSSDDRVIVPVMFANSLVNPKNINCSIIVISKPYVSVEAMKEELTGIMRSIRKLKPRADNNFTINQTDIINKGFDSLFRIIALVSWIIGGFSLLVGGFGIANIMFVSVKERTNQIGIQKSLGAKKYFILLQFLFEAVFLSIAGGLVGLLIVFLLSYGASSLLGFKLILSLKNIVVGIGVSAFIGIVSGFIPAWSASRLDPVEAIRSNF; encoded by the coding sequence GTGAAAGTTCTGAAATTAGTGTACGAGAGTTTGGTGTTTGCCTACAAAGCACTGGTAATTAACAAAGTGAGAGCATTACTTTCGCTGTTGGGGATCACCATTGGTATTTTTTCCATTATCTCGGTTTTCACCGTATTCGACAGTTTGCAATCCAACATCAAAAGCGAAATCAATTCGCTGGGAAGTAACGTGCTGTTTATTCAGAAATGGCCCTGGGTAATGGGCAGAAAGATCGCTTGGTGGAAATACTTTCAACGGCCCCAGCCTACGTTACAGGAAATGAAAGAAATCCTGAAACGAAGTTCCACAGTAGCCGATGCCACATTTATGTACGCTGTACAACGGAATGTGTATAATGGCGACAATTACATGGAGGATGTCACCATCATGGCCGTTTCGTACGACTATAACAAAGTGATGCCTTTTGACCTTCAGGAGGGACGGTATTTCACGCAGGGCGAATGTTTAGGAGGAAGAAACCTGGCTATTATCGGGGCTGATATCGCCAAAAATATTTTTCCGCACAGCGATCCGGTAGGACAACAAATTAAAATTTTCGGTCGCAAGCTGGATGTCATCGGTGTCATCAAAAAGAAAGGAGAAGATATTTTCGGCAATTCATCAGACGACCGTGTCATTGTTCCGGTCATGTTTGCCAACAGTCTGGTCAATCCTAAAAACATCAACTGCAGCATTATTGTTATTTCCAAACCTTACGTCAGCGTAGAAGCCATGAAAGAGGAGCTGACCGGGATTATGCGTTCCATTCGGAAACTGAAACCCCGTGCCGATAACAATTTTACCATTAACCAAACCGACATCATCAACAAAGGATTCGATTCGCTTTTCCGGATTATTGCGCTGGTCAGCTGGATTATCGGTGGTTTCTCCCTGCTGGTCGGTGGTTTTGGCATTGCCAATATTATGTTTGTATCGGTAAAAGAGCGGACCAACCAAATCGGGATTCAAAAATCATTGGGCGCCAAAAAGTATTTCATTTTACTCCAGTTTCTTTTCGAAGCTGTTTTTCTTTCCATCGCCGGAGGATTGGTCGGATTGCTCATTGTTTTTCTTCTCAGCTACGGAGCTTCTTCTCTCCTTGGGTTCAAATTGATCCTCTCGCTAAAAAATATTGTTGTAGGGATTGGCGTTTCTGCCTTTATCGGTATTGTATCCGGTTTTATTCCGGCCTGGAGTGCTTCACGACTGGATCCGGTGGAGGCTATCCGGTCGAATTTTTAA
- the ruvB gene encoding Holliday junction branch migration DNA helicase RuvB, whose translation MNENLDPSGAALSKIEKEIENVLRPGRFESFAGQPQVVENLKIFVQAARERGEALDHVLLHGPPGLGKTTLSHIIANELEVNIITSSGPVLDKPGDLAGLLTNLEENDVLFIDEIHRLSPVVEEYLYSAMEDFKIDIMIETGPNARSVQISLNPFTLVGATTRSGLLTAPLRSRFGITSRLSYYTTPVLAGIVKRSASILRVKIDDDAALEIAGRSRGTPRIANLLLRRVRDFAQIKGNGVIDMAISKHALEALHVDQYGLDEMDNRILSTIIDKFKGGPVGITTIATAVGEEAGTIEEVYEPFLIQEGYIMRTPRGREATERAYQHLGKTKHPEQGNLF comes from the coding sequence ATGAACGAGAATCTGGATCCATCGGGAGCTGCATTAAGCAAAATTGAAAAGGAAATTGAAAATGTCCTGCGACCGGGACGTTTTGAGAGTTTTGCCGGTCAGCCCCAGGTAGTGGAAAATCTGAAGATATTTGTTCAGGCTGCCCGCGAACGGGGCGAAGCCCTCGATCATGTTTTGCTACACGGTCCTCCGGGACTGGGCAAAACAACCCTGTCGCATATCATTGCCAACGAGCTGGAAGTGAACATTATCACTTCGTCCGGGCCGGTATTGGACAAGCCCGGTGATTTGGCCGGATTGCTGACCAATCTTGAAGAAAATGATGTTTTGTTTATTGATGAAATTCACCGGTTAAGTCCGGTGGTAGAAGAGTATTTGTACTCGGCCATGGAAGACTTCAAGATTGACATCATGATCGAAACCGGTCCCAATGCACGGTCGGTGCAAATCAGCCTGAACCCGTTTACCTTAGTGGGAGCCACTACGCGTTCCGGTTTGTTGACCGCTCCTTTGCGTTCACGATTTGGGATTACCTCGCGGCTGTCGTATTACACCACGCCGGTTTTGGCAGGCATTGTCAAACGTTCGGCTTCTATTTTACGTGTAAAAATTGATGATGACGCCGCACTGGAAATTGCCGGCAGAAGTCGCGGAACACCGCGTATTGCCAATTTACTGTTGCGCCGCGTACGCGATTTTGCCCAGATAAAAGGCAATGGAGTCATCGATATGGCCATATCAAAACATGCGCTGGAAGCGTTGCATGTGGACCAGTATGGATTGGATGAAATGGACAACCGGATTTTATCCACCATCATTGACAAGTTTAAAGGCGGCCCTGTGGGCATCACCACCATTGCTACGGCTGTTGGCGAAGAAGCCGGCACCATCGAAGAAGTGTACGAACCTTTTCTGATCCAGGAAGGATACATCATGCGCACACCCCGCGGACGCGAAGCCACCGAACGCGCCTATCAGCATCTTGGAAAAACCAAACACCCGGAACAAGGAAATCTGTTTTAA
- a CDS encoding rod shape-determining protein MreD, producing MNSGVVKHIVRFVLLILLQVLVLDTVQFGGYIIPYVFLLFVLLLPLDINKTVLLLLAFFTGLTVDYFENTLGLQAAAVVFMAYARPGVIRFYFSGTEFPKGEEPGISTFGVWGFLKYVFTLALFHQFALTLLEEFSFHNFMQTMTEVFLNTLATTLAIFVTVLLFTRRKKRRRI from the coding sequence ATGAATAGTGGAGTAGTAAAGCATATTGTGCGGTTTGTGCTGCTGATTCTTTTGCAGGTGCTGGTTTTGGATACGGTGCAGTTTGGCGGGTACATTATTCCTTATGTTTTTCTTTTGTTTGTGCTGTTGCTTCCGTTGGATATCAACAAAACCGTTTTATTGTTGCTTGCCTTTTTTACCGGTCTGACGGTGGATTATTTTGAAAATACGCTGGGATTACAAGCAGCAGCCGTAGTCTTTATGGCTTATGCCCGTCCGGGAGTCATCCGTTTTTATTTTTCGGGAACAGAGTTTCCGAAAGGCGAGGAGCCGGGGATTTCCACTTTTGGCGTGTGGGGATTCCTGAAATATGTTTTTACGCTGGCCTTGTTCCATCAGTTTGCGTTGACTTTACTGGAAGAGTTTAGCTTCCATAATTTTATGCAAACCATGACCGAGGTTTTCCTGAATACGCTGGCGACTACCCTGGCTATTTTTGTAACGGTATTGCTTTTTACCCGCCGGAAAAAAAGACGAAGAATTTAA
- the purH gene encoding bifunctional phosphoribosylaminoimidazolecarboxamide formyltransferase/IMP cyclohydrolase codes for MKKIKTALISVYHKDGLLPVLEKLNRLDVTLYSTGGTYDFITQNGFSAKTVESLTDYPAILGGRVKTLHPKVFGGILARSENESDQQQLQQYAIPTFDLVMVDLYPFEETLKNTHDRNEIIEKIDIGGIALIRAAAKNYHDVLVVPSLEMAPELLALLEEKNGETSLDDRRYFAAAAFDMSSHYDTAIFHWMNPGRIHSFKKSIRNVHTLRYGENPHQKGLFYGDMDRVFEQLHGKAISYNNLQDLDAAIHLIDDFEETTFAVIKHNNACGLACRENLTEAWKDALAGDPVSAFGGVLVTNRPVDTETAAEINKIFFEIILAPGYSPGALELLQSKKNRIILRQKSHAFPGEQFRSVLNGVLWQDADRVTETEADLEVKTETAPTPLEIEDLLFANKIVKHTKSNAIVLAKNKQLLGSGTGQTSRVDALRHAIEKANSFNLSLKGAVMASDAFFPFADSVEIAHKAGITAVIQPGGSIRDKDSIAYCNQHQVSMVFTGVRHFKH; via the coding sequence GTGAAAAAAATCAAAACCGCGTTAATTTCGGTTTATCACAAAGACGGACTCCTTCCGGTATTAGAGAAGTTAAACCGTCTCGATGTTACGCTTTATTCCACAGGCGGAACGTATGATTTTATTACTCAAAACGGTTTTTCTGCAAAAACCGTTGAATCGTTGACCGATTATCCTGCCATTTTAGGCGGACGGGTAAAAACCCTGCATCCGAAAGTTTTCGGAGGAATTCTGGCACGTAGCGAGAACGAATCGGATCAACAACAGTTACAACAGTATGCCATTCCTACTTTTGATTTGGTGATGGTTGACCTGTATCCTTTTGAAGAAACCCTGAAAAATACACACGACCGGAACGAGATCATCGAAAAAATAGATATCGGGGGAATTGCCCTGATCCGGGCTGCGGCTAAAAATTACCATGATGTATTGGTGGTTCCTTCGCTGGAGATGGCTCCGGAGTTACTTGCTTTGCTGGAAGAGAAAAACGGGGAAACTTCGCTTGACGACCGCCGCTATTTTGCTGCCGCTGCTTTTGATATGAGTTCGCACTACGATACGGCTATTTTTCACTGGATGAATCCCGGGCGGATCCATTCGTTTAAAAAAAGCATTCGGAATGTTCATACCTTGCGTTACGGAGAAAACCCGCATCAAAAAGGACTTTTTTATGGCGATATGGATCGCGTTTTTGAACAGTTGCACGGGAAAGCCATTTCCTATAACAACTTGCAGGATCTGGATGCGGCCATCCATCTGATCGATGATTTTGAAGAAACTACTTTTGCCGTAATCAAACATAATAATGCCTGTGGGCTGGCCTGTCGTGAAAACCTGACCGAAGCCTGGAAAGATGCCCTGGCCGGTGATCCGGTTTCGGCTTTTGGCGGGGTACTGGTGACCAACCGTCCGGTAGATACGGAAACCGCTGCCGAGATCAATAAAATTTTCTTTGAAATAATTTTGGCACCGGGTTATTCGCCCGGAGCTTTGGAGTTGTTGCAATCCAAGAAAAACCGGATTATTCTCCGGCAAAAATCACATGCTTTTCCCGGTGAACAATTCCGTTCGGTATTGAATGGCGTGTTGTGGCAGGATGCTGACCGGGTGACCGAAACCGAAGCCGATCTGGAAGTCAAAACGGAAACAGCTCCGACGCCGCTGGAAATAGAAGATCTGCTTTTTGCCAATAAAATTGTAAAACATACCAAGAGCAACGCCATTGTACTGGCCAAAAACAAACAGCTGTTAGGATCGGGTACCGGCCAGACTTCGCGAGTAGATGCACTGCGTCATGCCATTGAAAAAGCCAATTCTTTTAATCTTTCGCTAAAAGGAGCGGTGATGGCTTCCGATGCTTTCTTCCCTTTTGCCGATTCGGTGGAGATTGCTCATAAAGCGGGAATTACGGCCGTTATTCAGCCTGGCGGTTCCATCCGGGATAAAGATTCAATCGCTTATTGTAACCAGCATCAGGTGAGCATGGTTTTTACCGGTGTGCGTCATTTTAAACATTAA
- the eno gene encoding phosphopyruvate hydratase codes for MNNKITGLRAMEILDSRGNPTVRVYVELSDGTQAVASVPSGASTGENEAVELRDGDKKRYAGKGVLKAVENVNKVIAPALMGMHAHEQAAIDYKMIEMDGTKNKSKLGANAILGVSMAVARAAAASANIPLYQYLGGAGARRIPVPCMNILNGGAHADNSVDFQEYMAVPVGAPNFREGLRYVAETFHVLKGILKDRGLSTGVGDEGGFAPNLDSNEDAIETIIQAIEKAGYKPGKDIAIAMDSAASSFSIDNKSQYDLKWSGAGKMDSEGLIKKAEEWLDKYPIVLWEDPLAENDWEGFKKFTEKLGDKIEVVGDDIFVTNTEYISRGIKEGTANSALIKLNQIGSVTETIEAVRMCRDAGWRYFISHRSGETSDTFLADFAVAMDGGHLKTGSASRSERLAKYNRLLEIEQELGNTSFYYWK; via the coding sequence ATGAACAACAAAATAACCGGCTTGCGGGCCATGGAAATTCTCGATTCAAGGGGAAATCCGACAGTAAGAGTTTATGTGGAACTGAGTGACGGCACACAAGCTGTGGCTTCTGTGCCATCCGGTGCCAGTACCGGCGAAAACGAAGCGGTAGAACTGCGTGACGGTGACAAAAAACGGTATGCCGGAAAAGGAGTTTTAAAAGCGGTTGAAAATGTAAATAAAGTAATTGCCCCGGCATTGATGGGAATGCATGCCCACGAACAAGCAGCCATTGATTATAAAATGATCGAAATGGATGGTACCAAAAACAAATCAAAATTGGGTGCCAATGCCATTTTGGGTGTTTCCATGGCAGTAGCCCGTGCTGCTGCAGCATCTGCAAACATTCCGTTGTATCAATATTTGGGTGGAGCCGGAGCCCGTCGTATTCCTGTTCCGTGTATGAACATTTTGAATGGTGGTGCTCATGCTGATAACAGCGTTGATTTCCAAGAATATATGGCTGTTCCGGTAGGCGCTCCCAACTTCCGCGAAGGTTTGCGTTATGTGGCAGAAACATTCCATGTGCTGAAAGGTATCTTGAAAGACCGTGGCCTTTCTACCGGCGTAGGAGATGAAGGGGGTTTTGCTCCGAATCTCGACAGTAACGAAGATGCGATCGAAACCATTATTCAGGCTATCGAAAAAGCCGGTTATAAACCGGGTAAAGATATTGCCATTGCTATGGACAGTGCGGCCAGCTCTTTCTCCATTGACAACAAAAGCCAGTACGATTTAAAATGGTCGGGTGCCGGCAAAATGGATAGCGAAGGATTGATCAAAAAAGCGGAAGAATGGCTGGATAAATATCCGATCGTATTGTGGGAAGACCCGTTGGCTGAAAACGACTGGGAAGGTTTCAAAAAATTCACAGAAAAACTGGGTGATAAAATTGAAGTGGTTGGTGACGACATTTTTGTAACCAATACCGAATATATCTCACGTGGTATTAAAGAAGGTACAGCGAACTCTGCACTGATTAAATTAAACCAGATTGGTTCGGTAACCGAAACCATTGAAGCTGTACGGATGTGCCGCGATGCCGGTTGGCGTTATTTCATCTCGCACCGCTCAGGAGAAACTTCAGATACTTTCCTGGCTGATTTTGCCGTAGCTATGGACGGCGGACACCTGAAAACCGGTTCTGCAAGCCGTAGTGAACGTTTAGCTAAATACAACCGACTGCTCGAAATTGAACAGGAACTCGGTAATACTTCGTTCTATTATTGGAAGTAA
- the mreC gene encoding rod shape-determining protein MreC, translated as MRNLLTFFLKHQFFSLFIILEVISFAMLSNSYSYQRMLRFHAVSDVSGAVYEAFHDITGYFHLKEENRQLLAENGRLNNMLLASMLAPDSSFRQTKDSSYLYIPATVIRNTVNHTNNFIMLDKGSKQGIQKEMGVISDKGIAGIIIGVSPHFSIAMSLLNMHARISARIKKNDQLVNVIWNKDYGMDGEVVDIPAHIQLQKGDTIVTSGNSFIFPAGLNIGVVSQFEKSKNNSLNKAKLQFSTDFNSLHYVYIIKNLDKQEKIKLLEEAANE; from the coding sequence ATGCGTAACCTGCTGACCTTTTTCTTAAAGCATCAGTTTTTCAGTTTATTTATTATTCTGGAAGTTATTTCTTTTGCCATGCTCAGCAATAGCTATTCTTACCAGCGTATGCTCCGATTTCACGCGGTGAGTGATGTGTCCGGCGCAGTTTACGAAGCTTTCCACGATATAACCGGTTATTTTCATCTAAAAGAAGAAAACCGGCAACTGTTGGCCGAAAACGGCAGACTGAACAATATGTTGTTGGCTTCCATGTTGGCGCCTGACAGCAGTTTCCGGCAAACGAAAGATTCTTCCTATCTCTATATCCCGGCCACAGTCATTCGTAATACGGTGAATCATACGAATAACTTTATCATGCTGGACAAAGGAAGTAAGCAGGGAATACAAAAAGAAATGGGGGTAATTTCCGATAAAGGTATTGCCGGAATCATTATCGGGGTTTCTCCGCATTTTTCCATTGCCATGTCGTTGCTTAACATGCATGCCCGTATTAGTGCGAGAATAAAGAAAAATGACCAGCTGGTGAACGTGATTTGGAATAAGGATTATGGTATGGACGGCGAAGTGGTGGATATTCCGGCTCACATTCAGCTGCAAAAAGGTGATACGATAGTTACCAGCGGCAACTCGTTTATTTTTCCGGCCGGATTAAATATTGGGGTGGTCAGCCAGTTCGAGAAAAGTAAAAACAACAGCCTCAACAAAGCCAAACTGCAATTTAGTACCGATTTTAACAGCCTGCATTACGTTTACATTATCAAAAACCTTGATAAACAGGAAAAAATAAAATTATTGGAGGAAGCAGCCAATGAATAG
- a CDS encoding iron-containing alcohol dehydrogenase has protein sequence MAIQNFVAYNPVRLHFGEGVVQTLGETIKQYGKHVLLLYGKGSVKKYGYYDEVTGILKNAGLQITEFGGIQPNPLVDDVRRAIALGKEKKVDVILALGGGSVIDSAKIVSVGLVHDIDPWQFMLWQAFPEQSVPLVTVLTLAATGTEMNAAAVLQNTETGKKVGFVHPELFPKDSFLDPAYTVTVPKDYTAYGIADLIAHALEAFFGKGEPSVIDRITVDIIKDAMEQAPLLLNDLKNTAWRANIMLDATLALNGLTNYGRSSGDWGVHALGHELSLLYGMPHGATLSIVYPAWLKLQAGRIPKRIQKLGDLLFGLTDIETVIQKLEVFFKSIDCPVRLADAGIDESKKEEILHQMNKNQDSGMVYLLNDADRKQIVEYM, from the coding sequence ATGGCCATTCAAAATTTTGTTGCTTATAATCCGGTGCGATTGCACTTTGGCGAAGGGGTTGTGCAAACCCTGGGAGAAACGATAAAACAGTATGGAAAACATGTTTTGCTATTGTATGGAAAAGGGTCGGTAAAAAAATATGGATATTATGATGAGGTAACCGGTATTTTGAAAAATGCCGGTCTTCAAATTACAGAATTTGGAGGCATTCAGCCGAATCCGTTAGTGGATGATGTACGTCGGGCAATTGCGCTCGGAAAAGAAAAAAAAGTAGATGTTATTTTGGCTTTGGGTGGTGGCAGCGTGATTGACTCGGCCAAAATCGTTAGTGTGGGATTGGTTCATGATATTGATCCCTGGCAGTTTATGCTGTGGCAGGCTTTTCCTGAGCAATCGGTTCCTTTGGTAACGGTACTTACGCTTGCTGCAACAGGAACCGAAATGAATGCTGCTGCTGTTTTGCAAAATACAGAAACCGGAAAAAAAGTGGGGTTTGTTCACCCGGAGCTTTTCCCAAAAGATTCTTTTCTTGATCCGGCTTACACGGTTACCGTTCCTAAAGATTATACCGCTTACGGAATCGCCGACTTGATTGCGCATGCATTGGAAGCTTTTTTTGGAAAAGGTGAACCGTCGGTCATTGACCGGATAACGGTAGATATCATCAAAGATGCCATGGAACAGGCTCCGTTGCTGTTAAACGATTTGAAAAATACAGCATGGCGGGCCAATATCATGCTGGATGCAACGCTGGCCTTAAACGGATTAACGAATTATGGAAGAAGCAGCGGCGATTGGGGTGTTCATGCGTTGGGTCATGAATTATCATTGCTTTACGGAATGCCTCACGGGGCCACACTAAGTATTGTTTATCCGGCCTGGCTTAAATTACAAGCCGGCAGAATTCCAAAAAGAATTCAGAAATTGGGAGATCTGCTTTTTGGCTTAACGGATATTGAAACGGTTATTCAAAAGCTGGAAGTCTTTTTTAAATCCATTGATTGCCCGGTTCGTCTTGCTGATGCAGGAATCGATGAATCAAAAAAAGAAGAAATTCTGCATCAAATGAATAAAAACCAGGATTCAGGAATGGTGTATTTATTAAATGATGCCGACCGGAAACAGATTGTGGAATATATGTAG